The candidate division KSB1 bacterium genomic interval TCACCCGCGGGACTACAACACCAGCATCTATCACGGCTACATTAGCGGGGGAAGGAGTTTTGACTCGTTCGGGGCGGTCAAGGACAGTCTCATCACCGACAAGAGGGCACCTCGCCCGGCCGATTTCACCCTGGTCTTCGCCGCCAACACGCTCGTGAACCACGCCCGCATGACCCGTTGCTGGACCATTGACGTGCAACGCTATTCCGACGGCACCATTGCCACAATTTTCAAGGCCCGCGCGGACGACAACGAGCGAGACCACCGCTTCTTCTACGCACGATTCGATGGCACCAAGTGGAGCTGGACCTATTTGGGCAAGGCGGGCCCAAAGCTCTATGAGAGCGAACAGGACTATGTGGGCCTGGGTGCCCTGCATCCCCACGACCCGAACACCCTTTACCTATCCACTCCGTTCGATCCGCGCGATGATGCGGATCTGGGCAAGCATGAGATCTTCCGTGGCACGACTGCAGACCACGGCGCAACGTGGACTTGGGAGCCTATCACGATGCTCTCTACGCGAGACAATCTTCGTCCCATTGTCGCCGCCTGGAGGCCGGGCCACACGGCGCTGCTCTGGTTTCGCGGGAGCTATTACTCGGCCGGGCGGTTTGATGCAGCCGTGGTCGGCATCCTGGAAACACCAGATGAACATCAAACACCGATGCAATATGTCGATGCTAGTGAAGCCAACACCACCCTCGCCAATGGCGCGCCCCTGCCGGTCACTGGACCGGATCCGAACCCCGGCCCGGCCGATGGTCGCTGGCACTGGCGCACCGGCTTTGGTAACAGCGGGTCGGTGTTGGCTTCTGCAGAGACAGAGGGTGAGGACGCCCCGCTCTTGAAAACTGTTCTGCGGCTTCCTGAGCCTGGCACTTACGACATGTGGGTGAATTTTTGGGCAAACCCCAACGCGGATTGGAGGATCAAAGCCGGATGGTCACCGCAGCAGCTTCAGCTCTTCCGCGCCATGGCGTGCAAGCAGGTGGACAGGAATGCCCATCGCGAACCTCTTACCTACACGGGTGCTGGAAACACTTTTCTTTACCAGGCCTACCTCGGGAGGATCGAGGTCACGGATAGACTTGACACCGCTGTATACGTCGACGATGAACCCATCCCGCCAGGCACGCAAGGGCCGCTTGCGGGAAACACCGTGCGTACCTGGTATGACGGCATCAGCTTCGCGCGTGTTGAGTGTCTGACTGACGTGGCTCGCTCCCCCTTGGCGTCGTTACCCAGTGCACCGCTGCGGAATTTCCCCAATCCGTTCAACACACGAACCTCGATCGAGTTCGGTCTGCCCTCCGCGGGTTCTGTGCGCATAGTGATCTATGACCTACTCGGCAAAGAGGTCGAGAGACTGCTCGAAAGGTGGATGCCCGCCGGGGTCCACCGTGTGTCCTGGGAAGGAACGAACTACCCTTCCGGCCTGTATTTTTGCCGGATTTCTACCGCAAAGACCTCCCAGACAATCAAGATAACATTATTGCGCTGACAGAAAACCGGCACCAGAAGTGTAGGAGGGTCCCATTGGACGCGCGTGGAGGAACAGAGGATATCCGGCCGACTAGTCCTCAGATTGTCGACGTTAACTGGTCCACCCTTTCCCGACCATACTTCCCAGGAGGCCTCTGTGTTGTGGACAATGCAAATGCGAAACTGTAGGAAGCCGCGGAGAGTCGCTTCTATGCGAGCACGACACTTCGTTTTTCTGACCCTCATTGCCACCGGGTCTTGTCTGTGCCGTCATCATTTCGCTGTGGCAAGCACAGGTGACCTGGAAAATGCAGGGACCATCGTTCTGGTCGCTCTGCCCACCACAGGGGCAGCACTCGCCATTGCCAATCGCGATGCCCAGGGCCCAACACAATTGGCCAGCTCCCTGGCGGTCTCTGCGGGCCTCACCGTGGTCCTGAAATACTGCATCGAGGAGAAACGTCCGAATGGCGGGAAACACTCCTTCCCATCCGGTCATGCCTCCCTTGCTTTTTCCGCGGCAGACTTCATACGCGGGCGCTACGGATGGAAGTATGGGGCACCGGCCCTCGCGGCCGCAACCTTCGTCGCCTACAGCCGCGTGGCCTCACGACAACACTACGTCCACGATGTGGTAGCCGGCGCGGGGATCGGCGTTGCCTCCAGCATGTTGCTCACAAAACCGTACAAGGAGTGGAGAGTCTCTGTGCTGACAGGGCAGCAAACAGTCGTGCTGCGCCTATGGCGACACTTATGACAATCCTTGTTTGCTCACCGGGCTGATGTGATGCAGCTTTTTCGCACAACACTGGTGCTGAAAACACTGCCTGGCGCATTTGGAGCCAACGCGGCGGGAACCCTCAGGGCAAGCCGCGCAAGAAGGTGGGGATCACTGTTGGGTGGATGAATTCATTGCATCATTCTGCGCCGCCTTTCCCTCCGCGCCGTATGAGCCGTGTGCCCTGAGGCTGGTCCCCAAGTGTGACCCGCCCGCATGGGATGCGCTGAGGCCCAAGGGAGCCTCCTGCAGCGGGTGTTGAGGGAGCCCACGAGCGCGTTGCCCAGACATGACTCCGACAACTTCCGGCGAGAGGCTTGCAGCACGAAGGCCAACAGATCAAAGGGAGTCCTAGATGAAAAGGGAACCCACAGAAGACATGACGACTCACTACCCGTCCCGCCGCCAGTTCTTGTCTGCGTTCGCAAGTGCCGGCGCCGGTTTGTTCCTCTCACCCTTCTTAAAATCAACTCTCAAGACATGGGCACATCCTGTCGTAGCTCCACTCTCGGCAACGGTAGCGGTGACCCAGGCCGAAAGCTATGAACGCACGTTGGTCCGGCGAAAGGTAGAGCACCTCTTTGACGCACTCGGTGGGATCTCGGACATGTTCGGGGCCGGCAGCCGAGTGGTGATCAAGGTTAACCTCACCGGTGGTTCTGGCTCTGCCGGTAGCGCAAGGCTGCAGGGGGTGCCAATCACCGAGAGCATGTGGACCCATCCAGAAGTTCTGCGCGCCGTTGCCGAGCTGGTCATCGATTGCGGGGTCCGGCCTGGCGATATCTACTTCGTGGAGGCGCTGTGGGACTCTGCCTCCTACTTTAACTTCGGTTACAGCGCGGTACAACAGCAGCTTGGCGCGCGCATGGTCGACTTGAATCAACCCGCTCCCTACTCCCACTTCGTGGACCTGCCCGTGGGCGACCGGAAGTTTTTCTACGATTCCTTCAGGGTCAACCAGATTCTCCGCGACGTGGACGTGTATATTTCCATTCCTAAGCTTAAGCAGCACTACGAGGCCGGGGTGACAGCGGCCCTTAAGAATCAGGTCGGCATAGTTCCGAAACAGCTTTACGAGACCACCAGCAACAGAACGCGGAGGGAGGCCATTCATACCCAAGGGGGGCCCTCGTCCGCGCACTTGCCACGCGCCATCTGCGACCTGAATCTGGCTAGGCCGGTGCATTTGGCGGTAATCGATGGAGTCAAGAATGCCCGCGGAGGCGAAGGAGTCTGGAATCCCACGTTTCGCGTCGCCGAGGACCACGTGCTCGTGGCCGGAAGGGAGCCGGTAGCCGCAGATGCAGTGGCCACTTACCTCATGGGCATTGACCAGGAGGCAGAAACTCTGCCCCTGCCCGGGGGTGGGCAGTGCGATAACCACCTCCACCTCTTGTCCCAAAGAGGAGTTGGCACAAATCAGCTCTCGGCCATACACGTGGTTGGCGACGGCGCCGGCTTGGTGACGGCTGTGCAACCCGGTGAGATGCGCCCTTCGCCGCCTACTGCCTTTACCCTGTACCCCAACTATCCGAACCCGTTCAACACGGGGACTATGATCGGCGTGTCCTTACCTCAAGAAAGCCGCATAACCCTCGAGATTCTCGATGGAAAGGGAATACTTGTTGCGGTGCCGTTCAGCGGAAGACTGGGCGCGGGTTATCACCAGTTTCACTGGCAACCCCGGCACCTGCCGAGCGGCATCTACTTCTGTAGGGTGCGAGGTGAAGGAGTCGCTCAAAGTGTTAAGCTGGTCTACCAAAAATAACAACGAGGCGCAACCCATGAGTGACGAGTCCGTGTATCTCCGCAGCAATGGTTCCTCAGATGCTGCGTCCGAGGGCGATTCGTGGGGCGGACCACCACCCTGGTACCAAGCAGGCAGACGGGCACCCAGCCTGAGCTCATGCCCCCTTGCGAGCTTGAATCGGCGCGCAGAAGAGGCTCCGCCACCATGCCGGCCACCCTGCCTATTTGGCTTTCCATTGGGGGACAAGAGGCTGGTACAAGGCGCGCGGAAGTCATGAGTTGATGGTCTCCTCGTTCTAATACCATTGTCTGGCAAGAATGCAGCCCAAGCATGCTTGCCGGCAGGAGGTGAGCGCATGAAGGCGCGAATACTTGCGTTGGCGGCTTTGGGCGTAGTAGCCCTGCTGGCGATTCTTGTCTTGCTCCCAGGAAAACAGGCCTCTCATGAGACATCGATGGCATGGCTCCAGGGTGAGGCGGCAGAGGGTACCCGCGAGGATCCCCTCGCGCGTGCCCGCTATCAGTGGTTTCTGCTTCGGGACCCTGCGACGAATGAGATCCCCAAAGACATCGGCATCTGGGAATTGCGCTTCATCCAGAGCCTGGCCAAACGTGCAACCGGAGCATCGGGCCCTGTCACCAGCAATTGGGTTCACCGTGGCCCTCACAACGTGGGTGGCAGAACCCGGGCGCTCGCGGTGGATGTGGGAAATCCCGAGGTGATCTTGGCCGGCGGTGTTTCCGGGGGAATGTGGAAATCAACGGACGGCGGGAGGTCTTGGCGCAAGACGACCGCGCCGCACCAGCTCCACAGCGTCTCCTGCATTGTGCAAAATCGGGCCCCAGGCCAAAGGCACATCTGGTACTACGGTACGGGTGAATCATACCCGCGGGGAGGGACCGCGGCCCACCCCAATTTTAGCGATGCCTTCTATCGCGGTGATGGCATCTACAAGTCAACAGACGGAGGGGACTCCTGGTCGCTTCTCCCTTCCACCGTTTCGGCAACGCCAGAGGCCGAAGACGCATTCGACTATGTGTTCGGGCTTGAAACTTTTGGTCAGGACGGAGTGTTTGCGGCAACATCAAATGGACTTTTTCGGAGCACAGACGGCGGCACAAGCTGGGAGCGCGTGCTGTATTTCGGTCCTGCCTACCGCAGCACAGAGATCGCCGCCACCCCTTCTGGCGTCCTTTACGCCACCATCGGCGGCATAGGGCCGGACAACGGCGTTTATCGCTCCACTGACGGCCTTCGTTGGGACCGTATTTGTCCGCCGCAATGGCCGGACACTACGCAAAGGACTTCAATCGGCATTGCGCCCTCAAACGAGAATGTCGTCTACTTCTTTTCCTTCCTCTTTGGCTCGAAGACACGCCTTTGGAAATATGAACATGGTCGAGGCTGGACGGACCTGACGGCGAATCTGCCTTGGCAAGGGGAAATGATCACCTACGACGGGCACATGATGATCATCAGGGTGAAACCGGACGACGAGAACGTTCTGTTCGTCGGCACTGTCGGGCTCTACAGAAGTACCGATGGTGGCCAGAGCTTCGAACTGATCGGTGCCTACAGTGACTTTCACGTTGATCAACATGCAATTGTCTTTCACCCCTCCAACCCCCGTGTCATGTTCGTAGGGAACGACGGGGGAGTGTTCAAAACGGAGGACGATCTGGCCGGGCCTACGCTGGATCCAAAGTCCGGTGAGCGGCACATCGCGTGGCAATCACTGAACAATGGCTATCTTACTACGCAGTTCTATTCGGTCGCCGTGGACCATGGGACATCTGGCAGTGAAACGATCCTTGGCGGGACACAGGATAATGCGTTTCTCTATACCAACAGCTCCGATGCTCGGGCTCCTTGGGCGGTTATTTTCGGCGGGGCCATGGATGGTGGGTATACGGCAATCACAGACGGCGGCTCCTACTTCTACGGCACGCAGGCGGGCAGTTTCGCCGTCTGGCGGTTCGATTTTCCCAACGGGCAGCTGCGTTGGACTAACGTCACTCCCACACGGGCCCGCGGAGGTACCTTGTGGATGCCACCCTTTATCCTCGACCCGCATGACCAAAAGATCATGTACTTGCCGTGGCAGGACCAACTCTGGCGCAACTCCGACCTCACCGCCATCCCCTACGTGTTTCCGCCTGCGCCCACGGAGGTCAATTGGGAGCGCTTGGAGAACGTCTCAGGGGGGGCCATCACTGCGCTGGGCATGTCTCCGGGTCAGCCAAGGCGCCTCTACTATGCGACCTTCAGCTGGACGCCCGGGGCCAAGCTCTTTCGGCTAGATGACCCTCACGTGGGACAACCGCAACCCGAGGAGATCACTGCGAGTAACTTCCCCTACTACCCTTATTGCCCGGCGATAGGCTGTATAGCAGTTGACCCGCGCGATGCCCGCCGACTACTGGTGGCCTTCCCAAACTATCGTGTGATCAGCATCTATGCCTCTGAGGATGGGGGGAGCAGCTGGCTCCCCGTGGCAGGCAACCTGGAGGAGAATCCCGACGGCACAGGCAGCGGGCCTTCTGTGCGATGGATTTCCATTTTGTACGTGCAAGACCAACCGGTGTACTTCGCCGGTACCAGTGTGGGGCTGTTTTCTACCACCAAACTGGACGGCATGAGCACCGTCTGGGAGCAGGAGGCCGCGGAGGTCATCGGCAACGTGGTGGTGGATATGATCGATGTTCGGCAGTCAGATGGGTTCATTGCGGTAGGCACCCACGGCAACGGCGTGTACAGCACCTATCTGACTGAGCTACCTTCTGCCGTGGCGGGACGCGCACGACAGCCGCAGCATTTTGCGC includes:
- a CDS encoding T9SS type A sorting domain-containing protein — encoded protein: MIPQRCVCVGARQHQQRTSGPRPEDTAAKTREEDTPAAAKVEGTMHKRTRARWYLLGLVCWLAQATSSSAQRLDLVAGNLIQFNDNGAWCWYQDERAVIDTSTNKLIVGSVACPSGAGGPSRSGLVESVILDLETRQPKRYILMTAGCDDHNAPAFLVFPDGRYLAMYAKHYDTVSRYRIFSGSEWELERQFDWASIPGGTDFYTTYSNLFSLPAEGKIYNFVRCYARSPNMMVSSDWASSWTYGGLLTQPDVNIGYVNGYFKYTSNNYDRIDFVCTEHHPRDYNTSIYHGYISGGRSFDSFGAVKDSLITDKRAPRPADFTLVFAANTLVNHARMTRCWTIDVQRYSDGTIATIFKARADDNERDHRFFYARFDGTKWSWTYLGKAGPKLYESEQDYVGLGALHPHDPNTLYLSTPFDPRDDADLGKHEIFRGTTADHGATWTWEPITMLSTRDNLRPIVAAWRPGHTALLWFRGSYYSAGRFDAAVVGILETPDEHQTPMQYVDASEANTTLANGAPLPVTGPDPNPGPADGRWHWRTGFGNSGSVLASAETEGEDAPLLKTVLRLPEPGTYDMWVNFWANPNADWRIKAGWSPQQLQLFRAMACKQVDRNAHREPLTYTGAGNTFLYQAYLGRIEVTDRLDTAVYVDDEPIPPGTQGPLAGNTVRTWYDGISFARVECLTDVARSPLASLPSAPLRNFPNPFNTRTSIEFGLPSAGSVRIVIYDLLGKEVERLLERWMPAGVHRVSWEGTNYPSGLYFCRISTAKTSQTIKITLLR
- a CDS encoding phosphatase PAP2 family protein — its product is MRARHFVFLTLIATGSCLCRHHFAVASTGDLENAGTIVLVALPTTGAALAIANRDAQGPTQLASSLAVSAGLTVVLKYCIEEKRPNGGKHSFPSGHASLAFSAADFIRGRYGWKYGAPALAAATFVAYSRVASRQHYVHDVVAGAGIGVASSMLLTKPYKEWRVSVLTGQQTVVLRLWRHL
- a CDS encoding DUF362 domain-containing protein; amino-acid sequence: MKREPTEDMTTHYPSRRQFLSAFASAGAGLFLSPFLKSTLKTWAHPVVAPLSATVAVTQAESYERTLVRRKVEHLFDALGGISDMFGAGSRVVIKVNLTGGSGSAGSARLQGVPITESMWTHPEVLRAVAELVIDCGVRPGDIYFVEALWDSASYFNFGYSAVQQQLGARMVDLNQPAPYSHFVDLPVGDRKFFYDSFRVNQILRDVDVYISIPKLKQHYEAGVTAALKNQVGIVPKQLYETTSNRTRREAIHTQGGPSSAHLPRAICDLNLARPVHLAVIDGVKNARGGEGVWNPTFRVAEDHVLVAGREPVAADAVATYLMGIDQEAETLPLPGGGQCDNHLHLLSQRGVGTNQLSAIHVVGDGAGLVTAVQPGEMRPSPPTAFTLYPNYPNPFNTGTMIGVSLPQESRITLEILDGKGILVAVPFSGRLGAGYHQFHWQPRHLPSGIYFCRVRGEGVAQSVKLVYQK